A single Nicotiana tabacum cultivar K326 chromosome 5, ASM71507v2, whole genome shotgun sequence DNA region contains:
- the LOC107830375 gene encoding phosphoribulokinase, chloroplastic — protein MAVSTVYTIQSLNSTCSISTSTKTNLGFHQKQVIFYTTSTKKYSTQKFNTFITCSSADETKTVVIGLAADSGCGKSTFMRRLTSVFGGAAEPPKGGNPDSNTLISDMTTVICLDDYHSLDRTGRKEKGVTALDPRANDFDLMYEQVKALKSGIAVEKPIYNHVSGLLDPPELIKPPKILVIEGLHPMFDERVRELLDFSIYLDISNEVKFAWKIQRDMAERGHSLESIKASIEARKPDFDAYIDPQKQYADAVIEVLPTQLIPDDNEGKVLRVRLIMKEGVKYFNPVYLFDEGSTISWIPCGRKLTCSYPGIKFSYGPDTYFGNEVSVLEMDGQFDRLDELIYVESHLSSLSTKFYGEVTQQMLKHADFPGSSNGTGFFQTIVGLKIRDLYEQIVASKAAEPVAAKA, from the exons atggcAGTTAGCACAGTATACACAATTCAATCCTTGAATTCAACTTGTTCAATCTCAACATCAACAAAAACCAACTTAGGATTTCACCAAAAACAAGTTATTTTCTACACAACAAGTACCAAAAAGTACTCTACACAAAAATTCAACACTTTTATAACATGCTCATCAGCTGATGAAACCAAGACTGTAGTCATTGGTTTAGCAGCAGATTCTGGCTGTGGTAAAAGTACATTTATGAGAAGATTAACAAGTGTTTTCGGTGGAGCAGCTGAGCCACCAAAAGGTGGAAATCCAGATTCAAATACACTTATTTCTGATATGACAACAGTTATTTGTTTAGATGATTATCATTCACTTGATAGAACtggaagaaaagagaaaggtgtCACTGCTCTTGATCCTAGAGCTAATGATTTTGATCTTATGTATGAACAAGTTAAGGCTTTAAAGAGTGGAATTGCTGTGGAAAAACCTATTTATAATCATGTTAGTGGTCTTCTTGATCCTCCAGAGCTCATTAAACCACCAAAGATTCTTGTCATTGAAGGATTGCACCCTAT GTTTGATGAGCGAGTGAGAGAGCTATTGGATTTCAGTATTTATTTGGACATCAGCAATGAGGTTAAGTTTGCTTGGAAGATTCAG AGGGATATGGCTGAGAGAGGACACAGCCTTGAAAGCATTAAGGCTAGTATTGAAGCAAGGAAGCCAGATTTTGATGCTTACATTG atccacaAAAGCAATATGCAGATGCAGTTATTGAAGTGCTCCCAACTCAATTAATTCCTGATGATAATGAAGGCAAAGTTTTGAGAGTTAGACTGATAATGAAAGAAGGAGTGAAGTATTTTAATCCAGTTTATTTATTTGATGAAGGCTCTACTATTTCATGGATTCCATGTGGTAGGAAATTGACTTGTTCTTACCCTGGCATCAAGTTTTCCTATGGTCCTGATACCTACTTTGGCAATGAG GTATCTGTCTTGGAAATGGATGGCCAATTTGACAGACTAGATGAACTCATCTATGTAGAAAGTCATTTGAGCAGTCTATCCACTAAGTTCTATGGTGAAGTTACTCAACAAATGCTGAAACATGCTGATTTCCCTGGCAGCAGCAATGGCACAGGTTTTTTCCAGACGATCGTCGGATTGAAGATCAGAGACCTTTACGAGCAAATCGTTGCTAGTAAAGCTGCAGAACCAGTAGCTGCAAAGGCCTAA
- the LOC107830374 gene encoding secretory carrier-associated membrane protein 4, producing the protein MSKGNDPNPFDEEEPQINPFSNGGSAPATKSRFPQMIASTLGFGQKNDATVDIPLDSMNDPKKRQKELAAWAEDLERKEREIKRREDAVASAGVPTNDKNWPPFFPIIHHDIANEIPVHAQRMQYLAFASWLGIVLCLVFNVIAVTVCWIRDGGVKIFLLAVIYALLGCPLSYVLWYRPLYNAMRTESALKFGWFFMFYMLHIGFCILAAIAPPIIFHGRSLTGILAAIDVFSDHLLVGIFYLIGFGLFCLEVLLSLWVLQKVYLYFRGHK; encoded by the exons ATGAGTAAAGGAAATGATCCAAATCCCTTTGATGAAGAGGAACCACAAATTAATCCATTTTCG AATGGTGGATCTGCTCCTGCAACTAAATCACGCTTTCCTCAAATGATTGCTAGCACTCTTGGTTTTGGCCAAAAGAATGATGCCACTGTTGATATTCCGTTGGATTCAATGAAT GATCCCAAGAAAAGGCAAAAGGAACTAGCAGCTTGGGCAGAAGATCTGGAAAGAAAGGAAAGG GAGATAAAACGTAGAGAAGATGCTGTTGCTAGCG CTGGTGTTCCGACCAATGATAAGAACTGGCCGCCATTTTTTCCAATTATTCATCACGATATAGCAAATGAAATACCAGTTCATGCTCAAAGGATGCAGTATTTGGCTTTTGCAAGTTGGCTAG GTATCGTGCTTTGCCTTGTGTTCAATGTTATTGCTGTCACTGTTTGTTGGATAAGAGATGGTG GTGTCAAAATCTTCTTACTTGCTGTAATATATGCTTTACTTGGATGTCCCCTTTCGTATGTATTGTGGTATAGACCCCTTTATAACGCGATGAG GACGGAGAGTGCACTAAAATTTGGTTGGTTTTTCATGTTCTACATG CTCCACATTGGATTTTGCATACTTGCTGCTATTGCTCCTCCCATTATCTTTCATGGAAGATCCTTAAC GGGCATACTTGCGGCAATTGATGTCTTCTCTGACCATCTCTTGGTTGGG ATCTTTTATCTGATTGGATTTGGCCTTTTTTGCTTGGAAGTTTTGCTAAGCTTGTGGGTATTGCAG AAAGTTTACCTGTACTTCCGCGGGCACAAGTGA